The genomic stretch AGGAATGATATTTACGCCTAAGATAATGCCATTGGTTGCAATGGGGTTTAAGAGTGAATACCAGAAGGCACTTTCGGTTAAGTTAACTAGAATCTTATTTCCGTCAGTGTGTTTTTTGATGTTAGCAGGTTTTTCGAATGGCATATTGAATTCATATAACAGATTTGCGGTTGCAAGTTATGGACCGTGTATATATAACATAGGCTGTGCGGCAAGTATTTATTTTTTGAGTAATACAAGAGGTGGTGTATGTTGGGTGGCTTATGGTGTGACTGTGAGTTCATTTTTGTATTTTTTATTCCAGATTTTATTTGCATCAAGAAACATGAAATTTTATAGACCAAAGATATTTTTAAAGCATGAGGGATTCAGAAAATTATTTAGACTTGCAATACCGTCTATGATATCGTCTTCTATAGTACAAATAAATGTTTTGATATCGAGTTCTTTTTCGTCGTTGTTTAAGAAGGGAAGTGTAACAGCGTTTAGTATGGCGGATAGAATATGGCAAATGCCGTATGGTATATTTGCACAGGGTATCGCTACAGCTATTTTACCTTCATTATCAGCAAAAGTTGCGATAGGGAAAGTTGATGAGTTTAGAAAGACTTGGCTAAAAAGCTTGAGAGTAACGTTATTATTAACTATACCGTCGGCTATGGGGTTTGTTGTACTAAGAAGAGAAATAGTGCAAACAATTTTCAAATTCACAAATAAATTTAGTGATGAGTTTGTGGGTGTTTCGGCAAATGTTTTGATGTATTTTTCTATAGCATTGATAGCACAGTCATTGGTACTTATAATAACTAGAGCGTTTTATGCCAATAATGACACGAAGACACCATTGTATATAGGGACAAGTACTATAGTGCTAAATCTTGTGCTTAGTTATATATTTTGTAATTATACGAATTTAGGAGTATCAGGAATGGCGCTTGCATACTCTGTGGCAAGTACAGTGAATGCGATAATTTTATTTATAGTGTTTAACAAAAGAACAGGTGGACTTATTGATTGGGGTGTCTTTAAGTTTTGCCAGAAAGTAGTGTTGGGGAGCGTGTTGATGGCAGTAGCGATATTGGGATTAAAGTTTTTATGTCCTGATGTCGGTTTGAGCAAGCTAGTGCAATTAATAAGTTTGGTTATAAACATTGTAGTTGGAGTTACAGTTTATTTTATATCGATATGGCTTCTTGGAGTGGAAGAGGTACGCGAATTGATTGCTATGGTATTGAGAAAATTTAAGTTACGTGTAGATTAAACGGGAAGCATTATACATGCTTCCCATTCTAAAATATTAAATTTTACTTGTGTTAAAATTCATAAAATTATATAAAATATTGCATGCATCTAATCTAGTTATGGTGTCATTTGGACGAAAATGCGAATCACCGTTTCCTACGATTAATCCAAAGCCGTTAGCAATGCATATGTAAGGAAAATATTCGTCTGATATAGTATTACAGTCAATAAAATTGCATTTTAAAATGTTTCTTAAATTTTTTAGGTTGTCAAGATAGCTGTAGCTAGAAGATAATAGCATTTTTAAGAACTGGCATCTTGAAATAGGTTTAAGGGGTTCCTTTTCTAAAGGAGTGATTATGTTATAAGCGTAGGCAATATTGTAAATGCTTTTAAAGTTGTCTATGGTAATATTGCGAGAGTCAAAAGAATATCCCAAAGTATTAGCAAATAAGATAAGTGCATCTAGTTGGGTTAATTCTTTGGATTCATAAAATATTTTAGAGTGATCAAACCCAACACCATGCTCGCCAAGAAGTATTAAACGATCTTTAGCGTAGCAGGTATCAATGTTTAAGTATGTGAAAGGTTTAGAAGATGGAGCATTGAATGCTAGGAAAGATCCATCTTTTGCTAAAATGCCGTCTATTTTAGGATATTGTAGTAAATAAGCGAGTAATAGAGTTTCTTTTTTGTCCTCTAAAATTTCAGTAATGTAGTACAACTTGGCAGTACTGTTGTTTTGTAAAATTTTTGTAGCATCAGCTGAGCTTATTATTTTATTTGGTTGTTCAAAAGTTATAGAATCATCCCAATGTTCGCTGAAACTATCAACATAGCCGGTGTATTTATTAACTCTTAAGGTTAGATAGTTTTGCTTAAACAAATAGTTGTTTACAATTTGAACATATTTAAAGTTATTATCGTTGAAGCTAAAAAGTTTGGATTTTTCAAAAAAGCTATTTTTTGATCTTTTAAGAAAATCAATATGATAGTCTGTAGTGGCCCCAATAGGATGATAAGGCTCTGATTTTCTATAAGGATATGAAGTATAGAGTGAAATAATGGTGCCAGTTTTAGCATTTACAAGAACAAATTTTGATATAGTAGTGTCTAGGGCATTATCATTATTTAACATACCAAGTGATTCAAAATCATTATCTGAAGTGTAAACTAATCTACAAAATATATCCTTTGATGTAGAAGTTTTCGCATAGGTATAAGAAGATAATTTATACTTAGTAATGCCTAATTCTTTTTGACTCTTAACAAGCTTATCTAATTCAGTACTGGGCAATACATCAGATATTTTATTTATAGCATCAAGTTCTATTTCGCTTAAAGAATTATCTACATCAGTTTTTAACTTTGGAGAATCTACAACAGTATCTCTG from Clostridiales bacterium encodes the following:
- the murJ gene encoding murein biosynthesis integral membrane protein MurJ — translated: MEKKSKVTLKGAALIVMSSIVVSRLTGFLREMLVPNMIGVDEVGDAYTIAFKITGLMYDLLVGGAISSALIPVLSGYIIKDKEEEGWKAVSTFMNMVLIAMIVFCVLGMIFTPKIMPLVAMGFKSEYQKALSVKLTRILFPSVCFLMLAGFSNGILNSYNRFAVASYGPCIYNIGCAASIYFLSNTRGGVCWVAYGVTVSSFLYFLFQILFASRNMKFYRPKIFLKHEGFRKLFRLAIPSMISSSIVQINVLISSSFSSLFKKGSVTAFSMADRIWQMPYGIFAQGIATAILPSLSAKVAIGKVDEFRKTWLKSLRVTLLLTIPSAMGFVVLRREIVQTIFKFTNKFSDEFVGVSANVLMYFSIALIAQSLVLIITRAFYANNDTKTPLYIGTSTIVLNLVLSYIFCNYTNLGVSGMALAYSVASTVNAIILFIVFNKRTGGLIDWGVFKFCQKVVLGSVLMAVAILGLKFLCPDVGLSKLVQLISLVINIVVGVTVYFISIWLLGVEEVRELIAMVLRKFKLRVD
- a CDS encoding S-layer homology domain-containing protein, encoding MFKKIVSACLSLVVVLGLSCQILAHSADTGLSHAILYVKNVFDISDDYIDLNISSSDYGSYKKWNLTWHGLKTDINVCVTGNDTILSYNKRSTTPENKYSFNFSPILSKEKFIACKQQAINFLNKVLRENESFYFYNMPNTFSTNSYNPIFTGVIKLNGIDSVFDFSITVNLSDTEVISFLRDEFIGLNNDPIPNNSPNINSSNAKSIFINELPVTNIEYILDPNNPSDTVAKLVYTLPDYSRHYVNADSGRLFYYNNYYPLNRDTVVDSPKLKTDVDNSLSEIELDAINKISDVLPSTELDKLVKSQKELGITKYKLSSYTYAKTSTSKDIFCRLVYTSDNDFESLGMLNNDNALDTTISKFVLVNAKTGTIISLYTSYPYRKSEPYHPIGATTDYHIDFLKRSKNSFFEKSKLFSFNDNNFKYVQIVNNYLFKQNYLTLRVNKYTGYVDSFSEHWDDSITFEQPNKIISSADATKILQNNSTAKLYYITEILEDKKETLLLAYLLQYPKIDGILAKDGSFLAFNAPSSKPFTYLNIDTCYAKDRLILLGEHGVGFDHSKIFYESKELTQLDALILFANTLGYSFDSRNITIDNFKSIYNIAYAYNIITPLEKEPLKPISRCQFLKMLLSSSYSYLDNLKNLRNILKCNFIDCNTISDEYFPYICIANGFGLIVGNGDSHFRPNDTITRLDACNILYNFMNFNTSKI